GCAAGCTGATCGGCGGCTTCACCGCCTGGAGCTACTGGTTCGGCTGGAACCCCATCCTTGCGATCTTTGCCATCACGGCCGGCAGTTACCTCCACGGCATGTTTCCCGTCCTGAGCGAGACGTTCACCCAGTACCAGCTCGCACTGATCTCCGGCGTAGTGATCTTCAGCGGGCTGTTCATCGTGAACTGGTTCGGCCTCAAGGACGGCGCCATGCTGGGATACGTCCTAGCCGCGATTTCCCTGATCCCCCTGGTCATCCTGGCCGTGGCACCGTTTGCCACCGGACACGTCGATATGGCCAACATCACCGGCAACTGGTGGCCCTCCGACTGGACCTGGGACCTGCACCACATCCTGATGCTGTTCGGTATCTTCGGGATTGCCCAATGGAGTGCCTGCGCCTGGGAAACGGCGGCGATCTACGGCCCCGAATACAAAAAACCGTCCAAGGACCTCCCCAAGGCGCTGCTGGCCTGTGGCCTCATCTGTTTCGGCCTCTACGTCATGCTGCAGAGTGCAGTCATCGGTGTGCTCGGTGTGGAGGGCGTTCAGGCCGAGGCTGTCTCGCCCCTGATCCCCGTGGCCCAGGCCGTCTTCGGCCAGGCCGGCTCAGTCATCACCATCATCATGCTGATCGCCGCCATGGTCCTGATCATCCAGACGGCCTACCTGGGCTCCTCCCGCGCCATGCACTCCATGTCCACCGAAGGCAACCTGCCGAGGGTGTTCGGCAAAACCAACCGCCACGGCACCCCGTTCATTGCCATGCTGGTCATCGGCGCCTTCAACCTCGTGCTGATCTCCATGGGAAACGCCGCGGCGATCCTTGCAGCCTCGGCCATCGGCTACACCTGCGCCAACGGCATCAGC
The window above is part of the Pseudarthrobacter sp. IC2-21 genome. Proteins encoded here:
- a CDS encoding APC family permease, whose product is MSDKHLDEVGDLKRSINWKQGAAIALGVPMLILPSLGYLPMYVSAAAILIWGISVLQGFMQNAAYAEMATTFPKASGLPGFAQHVFRTENYKGKYDKGKLIGGFTAWSYWFGWNPILAIFAITAGSYLHGMFPVLSETFTQYQLALISGVVIFSGLFIVNWFGLKDGAMLGYVLAAISLIPLVILAVAPFATGHVDMANITGNWWPSDWTWDLHHILMLFGIFGIAQWSACAWETAAIYGPEYKKPSKDLPKALLACGLICFGLYVMLQSAVIGVLGVEGVQAEAVSPLIPVAQAVFGQAGSVITIIMLIAAMVLIIQTAYLGSSRAMHSMSTEGNLPRVFGKTNRHGTPFIAMLVIGAFNLVLISMGNAAAILAASAIGYTCANGISLFAYVRAKKHPAFKNLERPFKAPKGWKHVAMVFGLFNVPLCLIGVVYLNSLEIGWTSTWVGFLVLALYLPIWLFSLHETRREKAKAEAAAAASEHGAEVREKVLDLT